In a genomic window of Chroicocephalus ridibundus chromosome 18, bChrRid1.1, whole genome shotgun sequence:
- the POU2AF1 gene encoding POU domain class 2-associating factor 1 produces the protein MHWQKSSAPEQQPQPRPYQGVRVKEPVKELLKRKRGNVHNAAATAATTVVLPHQPLPSYSPMGQPCIDTDVAASAVPVTDEGALCSGWISQPSPTSLQPLTQWTTYPDYVSHEAASCPYTADMYVQPMCPSYTLVGPSSVLTYTSQPLITNFAPRSTTPAVVPQLEVTDQQPPLTYFPWAQPLSALPASTLQYQPASSTLSGPQFVPLPISIPEPAPQELEDARRVIGTLPIEKLLLEDEDNDTYVLNHALSVEGL, from the exons cttcTGCTCCAGAACAGCAGCCACAGCCTCGCCCCTATCAAGGTGTCCGTGTGAAAGAACCAGTGAAGGAGCTATTGAAAAGGAAACGGGGAAATGTTCATAATGCTGCTGCAACGGCAGCTACAACG gTCGTTTTGCCCCATCAGCCGCTTCCTTCCTATTCACCAATGG GCCAGCCTTGCATTGATACGGATGTTGCTGCCTCTGCCGTGCCTGTCACAGATGAAGGAGCGCTCTGTTCTGGCTGGatctcccagccctctcccacaTCCTTACAGCCTTTAACTCAGTGGACTACTTACCCTGATTATGTGTCTCATGAAGCAGCCAGCTGTCCATACACAGCAGATATGTATGTTCAACCTATGTGTCCCAGTTACACACTGGTTGGACCTTCATCTGTTCTGACTTATACTTCTCAACCGCTGATCACCAATTTTGCA CCCCGAAGCACCACCCCCGCTGTAGTGCCTCAGCTTGAGGTGACGGATCAGCAGCCACCTCTCACATACTTCCCATGGGCACAGCCCCTCTCTGCACTGCCAGCCTCCACTTTGCAGTACCAGCCGGCCTCTTCCACTCTTTCTGGGCCGCAGTTTGTGCCCTTGCCAATCTCCATTCCTGAACCAGCCCCCCAGGAGCTGGAGGATGCCAGACGAGTCATTGGCACACTGCCCATTGAGAAGCTGCTTCTAGAAGATGAAGACAATGATACGTATGTTTTAAACCATGCTCTCTCTGTTGAAGGTCTTTAG